The genomic DNA CGACCCAATCGCCAATGTCAGGATCGACCCAAACGCCAGTATGGCAACGATCGCTCCGAAGACCTGTCCAGCCGATAGCCCCGGGGTCACGCCGATCGCCATGGCGAAGATGCACAGCCCGCCGAGGACAGCACTCATCCTCTGATGGCGTTCCATGTGCCGCAGACCTTGGAACCCGCTGACCGTGCGCATGACATGCTCCGACCCGGCCAATCGCACCGGGTCTTTGAGCATCGGTTCCGTACACGAACGTCTTAAGCACTGGGCCCCGCTGCCTCGATGACGACGCTCATCGGGCAACAGATACACTGTTCGAACGCTTCGGACACTTGTTATCGGACGACCCGCGGGCGACGCTCAACGTCCGATCAGGAGCAGCTGCTGGATCAGGTCGTCCGCAGTCCGCACGACACGCGAGCTGGCGGAGTAGCCCGTCGAGGCAGTGATCATCGTGATGAACTCCTGTCCCAGATCAACGTTCGAGAGCTCGAGCGCGCCACTCACGATCACGCCCGCGCCCAGTTCACCCGGCAGCGCCTCGACCGCAGGGCCGCTGTTCGAGCCCACCACATAGATGTTGTTCCCAAGATCTACAAGCCCCTCGGAGTTCCTGAACGTCGCGAGCGCGACCTGGGCTAAGGGTCGAGTCAGCCCGTTCGTGAACACACCCGTGACAACCCCATCAGCCCCGATGCCGAAGTCGGCAAGCGTCCCGATCGGGGAACCGTCCCGGTAGACAGCCGCCACAGCCGAGCCGCTGCCCGAGAGTGCTGTCACTTCCCCCGCATCGTCCTGCAGGTCGATCTCAAACGACAAGGCGGGGTTCGCACCGGTGCCAGACCTGTCAACGGTCACTCCGATGGGTGCCGTCGTCAGAAGCCGCCCGTTCGTATCAAAGTCAACCGTGCCGGTCGCAACACGAACATCGCCCCCGCCGCCATCGCGGGAATCAACGTAGTACCGCCACCTTGTCCCGAGATCGCCCTTGGACTCAAGCGCAAACATCACCTCGACCTGCACAGGCGCACCCAGTGAGTCGTAGACGATGAACGCCGTTCTCACGGACTCTCCATCCGCCTCATGCACCACCGACGGCACAAACGGTGTCGATACGAGCCCGCCCTCCGCGCTCAGCACGCGAAGGTCCGATGCATCAATCTGAATCGCGTTCGCCGAGCCCGTGTTCCCAACGATGGTCATGACGCCAGTCGCGGGATCGAGCGTCACCCCAGGCGTCTCGCCATCGGGATTGGTCCCGCCCGTGCTGTGCAAGCCCATCGCTCGCGTCAGAAAGTCCATGATGTCCTGAACCGTCGTCGTCGATTCGATGCGAAGCGAGTTGGGCGGCAATGTCGTACCGCCGCGTTGCGCCCCGCGGACCTCAAGAGACTGTCCGGCAATGAACAACGGCGTACCGCTGCCGGGAGCCAGAGGATCCTCGATCTCAACCACGAGACTCGTCGTTTCGAGCAGATTCGATCCGCTGGCCGGCACTGTCGCGCCTGCAACAAGCGAGAACCCTGCCATCTCCGACGAACCGAGTGTCACCTCAGAGCCCCTCGTTGACGCGCTGCCGCCCGCATTCAGATTGCCGCTGAATCGCGTGAGCGTTGTGGCCTCTGCGATCGTCAGCTCACCGATCGGTATCGAAATGCCGCCCAGCGTGCCACGCTGGATGTTGTACTCTGAATCAACGGAGTACCCGAGCAGACGCTCACCGGTCACGGTCGTGAGGTCGCCCTCACTGTTCTGACGAAAGCCGCCGGCCCGCGTATACCCCACTTGGCCGCCTCGCTCCACCATGAAAAACCCGTTGCCGTCGATCGCCAAGTCGCGACCATCACCGGTTGGGCTTATCGCACCGCCACCCATCTGACGCTGCGTTCCCGCAACCCTCACGCCGAAGCCCACCTGCGAGGGATTCGTGCCGCCAGTCGTGTCGCCGGGAGGCGTACCGATGCTCAGCGTCCTGCCGAACATGTTGGAGAAACTCACGCGGCTGGATTTGAATGCCGTCGTGTTCGCGTTCGCGATGTTATTGCCGACGACCTCGATCGTCCGCGAGTTCGCCGCGAGCCCCGAGAGCCCTGTGTAGAAAGCGGTTGTTGTCGCCATCGTGAATCCTCCCGTGCCGAATCACACGGCTTATGCCGCGTCAACGCCGATCGCTCTCGCCAGAGATGGCCCCATCACAGGCACCGTCGGAAGCCCGACGGACCCGCTCGGTTCGTCGCTCTCCGCTGCCTGCCGACCAGGAACCGAAGCCACCGCATCAATGCCGTCCAGCAACTCTCCTGAGGCCGGATCAAACTCGCCCCGCACCTCGCGAGTCAGGACATCCACCTTGAAGAACCTTCCATCGATCGCGACGAGCGCGTGGCTCGCGCCGCTCGCATGCAGCCGATCAAGAACCGGACCCATGCGATGCAACTGCTCTTCGCTCAGTTCCGTGGCTGACCCGCTCGCGATTCGGACAGGCAGGCCGGTCTCTAGCGCGCCCGCCCTCGCTTGCTCGAGCAGCGCGGCAAAGTCTGCCTGCACGCCTCCCGAAACGGGCGCGGTCGCTTTGTTCGTAGAGAGCCGCTCCGGCCCATTCACGCCGGCGCCCAGAGCTCTCAGCAGTTCTGCTCCACTCGCCATCACTTGGTCTCCGGAACTGTCGCGAGAATCTCGTCGAGATACGCCATTCGCATCTTCTTCCCGCCCTTCAGGTTCAAGACCGCGCCGGCGTTTGTCCTTGACACCGACTCAACCTCGTCTTCCACCCTCTGGTTGGAATCGGTGAGGCCGCTGACACGACGCCCGATCAGACTCGACGCCCCGGCAAGCTCGTTCTGCGCAACCATGGATGTGAGCCGCGACTGCAGCTCAAGATCCGACTGAATCGACCGAATGCTCGAGAGCTGCTGCAGCAGCGCTCCCGTGTCGTTCGGCGACAGCGGATCCTGATTCTGAAGCTCGGTCAGGATGATCTTCGTGAACTCCTCGCTGCTCAGGTTGCTGAACGCATCCCCCGATGCCGTCCTCGTCCCCTCGCCAGCACCAAGCACACCCTGTATCGACATCACGAACTCCTTCGTCTACGTGGCTCAGCCCGTCGCGTCGAGACGAATCACACCCGCAACCTCGGCGAGCGCTGCATGCGGCTCCAGCCAGCGACCGCCATACGCCAGGCGCGGATCGATCGCACCTGCCGCTCCATCAGGAAGTGACTCAGGCGCTCCGCGCCACGACCAGCGAGCGCGTCCCTGCGCCCCCGCGTCCTGGGATTGACGGTCTCCGCCGTGCGAGCGATCCTCGCGCATATCCCCAGCCCCGCGATCCTCGTGGGGCGGCGTCTCCGAAGTCTGGCCATCGATCTGCCCCGCGCTCCGCGCCGGCTTGTCGATCGTCAGGTACTCCACATCAAGGCCACGCGATTCCAGCGCGGCTCTCAATGTCGCTGAGTCCCGAATCAGCAATTCCCGTGCCTGTTCAGTCTCCGCCTGCACGCGTACACCTATGACCCCCGATCCGACACGCACCTGTATACGCAGGGCGCCAAGCTGCTCGGGATTGAGCCGCATCGTGATCTCACCCCCCCCGGCCTTCAGCACCTGCGCGAGACCGCGCTTGAACTGCGCTGATACCTGCGTTTCCTGCTCGAATCTGAGCGCTGAAGCTGGCCGATCCGTCTGCGCTGCTTGTTCGTGCCTCGCGCCGATACCGACCAGTCGTGCGAGTGCCGCGCGACCGCCATGATCCGAGAGTGCCGACTCTCCATTCGTACCCGCACCCATCTGGCCACCCGTGCTCGACACCGGCTGGACAGACCCAACACCCCCGACAGCCACCTCACCACGAGACGCACCCAACGCCGCGCCGCTGCGAATCACCTCGCCACCGATTGGGACCTGTGCGTGCAATGGAGAAGCCAACTGATCGTGCTTCGCTGGCTGCGTCGTGCCCAGACGCTCAGAGCTCACCGGCATCGCGCGCGGGTCCTCCCGTGGCTCACCCGCCGGAATCTCGATGCCGAACCCGTTCTGTCCACTCCTATCAGCAGGCGGCGGCACAGGAATCTCAGCGGGCTTCTGATGGCTTGCGGTCACAACGCGGCCCGAAGTCCGACGCCCGCCATCATTTACAACAGTAAGCTGTTCCGAGGGCTCCTCGCGCCGACTCCCCTCGATGGTCGCTCGCTTGTGATCGATCGCCGCCTGCTGCTGGTCGATCGGCCGATCAAGCGCCATCAACGCAGCGACATCAAGCCGACCGTCGAGCGTGACATAGATACCCTCGGCGCGCGACATCGCGTCGTCGAACGACGGCGTATCACCGCTGTCCGCACCGCGTTTCCTGCTCTCTGCGGCTCCGCCGCCGGTCTCGGTCCCTGCTGGTCGGACGCTCTCCAACGTCCGCTCGCTGGATAGAGGACTCAATCGGGATCCCTTATGGGCCGGCACTCAGAGCGCCACCCAGAGCGGACTGCTCGGGCAACGGCTCTGAACCGCGCGTCCTGAGCCGTTCCAGCAATTCCGCTGCCACTTGCTGCTGCCCAGCCGCGATAAACTCCGTCAACACTGCCGCACGCTTTCGATCCTGCATCGCGTTCAGATACGCGACCACCTGCTCCGGAT from Phycisphaeraceae bacterium includes the following:
- a CDS encoding flagellar hook-basal body complex protein, with protein sequence MATTTAFYTGLSGLAANSRTIEVVGNNIANANTTAFKSSRVSFSNMFGRTLSIGTPPGDTTGGTNPSQVGFGVRVAGTQRQMGGGAISPTGDGRDLAIDGNGFFMVERGGQVGYTRAGGFRQNSEGDLTTVTGERLLGYSVDSEYNIQRGTLGGISIPIGELTIAEATTLTRFSGNLNAGGSASTRGSEVTLGSSEMAGFSLVAGATVPASGSNLLETTSLVVEIEDPLAPGSGTPLFIAGQSLEVRGAQRGGTTLPPNSLRIESTTTVQDIMDFLTRAMGLHSTGGTNPDGETPGVTLDPATGVMTIVGNTGSANAIQIDASDLRVLSAEGGLVSTPFVPSVVHEADGESVRTAFIVYDSLGAPVQVEVMFALESKGDLGTRWRYYVDSRDGGGGDVRVATGTVDFDTNGRLLTTAPIGVTVDRSGTGANPALSFEIDLQDDAGEVTALSGSGSAVAAVYRDGSPIGTLADFGIGADGVVTGVFTNGLTRPLAQVALATFRNSEGLVDLGNNIYVVGSNSGPAVEALPGELGAGVIVSGALELSNVDLGQEFITMITASTGYSASSRVVRTADDLIQQLLLIGR
- a CDS encoding flagellar hook-length control protein FliK, with the protein product MESVRPAGTETGGGAAESRKRGADSGDTPSFDDAMSRAEGIYVTLDGRLDVAALMALDRPIDQQQAAIDHKRATIEGSRREEPSEQLTVVNDGGRRTSGRVVTASHQKPAEIPVPPPADRSGQNGFGIEIPAGEPREDPRAMPVSSERLGTTQPAKHDQLASPLHAQVPIGGEVIRSGAALGASRGEVAVGGVGSVQPVSSTGGQMGAGTNGESALSDHGGRAALARLVGIGARHEQAAQTDRPASALRFEQETQVSAQFKRGLAQVLKAGGGEITMRLNPEQLGALRIQVRVGSGVIGVRVQAETEQARELLIRDSATLRAALESRGLDVEYLTIDKPARSAGQIDGQTSETPPHEDRGAGDMREDRSHGGDRQSQDAGAQGRARWSWRGAPESLPDGAAGAIDPRLAYGGRWLEPHAALAEVAGVIRLDATG